The Methyloceanibacter sp. wino2 nucleotide sequence TTCTCTTTCCGAACATGGGTACGTACTAGCTGCGCGCTTTCTTGAGGTTGAGCCGCTCGAGCAGCGGCGCGAGAAGCGATGAGCCTTCGTTCTTGTGCTCGACCCGGTTCGTCAGAAGGTTCGCAAGGCTCCGGAACGCGTCCGCCGCCTTCGCCTTGTCGGAGACTTCCTCGATCATCTGACCGTTGTTCGCAGCCGTGCCGAAGAGCTGGGCGTCGAACTCGATGACCACGCGCGGCTCGAGCTCGATGGCATGGCCGAAATCCTTGACCGGGATCTCGGGGCGCTTGGGCACACCGACCTGGTTGAGCACGAGCATCGGCGGGCGGTCGTTCGGCCGGGCGGCTTTGAGCTGGTCGGCGAGATTCTTGGTGTTCCGCAGGCTTGCCAGATCGGGCATCGCGGTCATCACCACATGGTCGGCCTTCAGAACCACGTCCTTTGCCCAGGCTGTCCACATGTGCGGGACGTCGATCGCGACCCATGGCACGCTCTCACGGACAATATCGAGCACGGATTCGCAGGCGTGCGCATCGATGTCATAAGGCCGATCGAGGGCGATGGGGCCGCAAAAAGGCTCAGGTGTTCCGAGCACCGCGACAGCAAACGATCCAGAAGAACCTCGTCCAGGCGTTCCGGCGCGGACAATGCGTCGCCAATCCCTTGGAGCGGGTCTTGGTTGAAGTCGAGCCCAGCCGTACCGAAGGGAAGATCCATGTCGGCGATGACGACATCGCTTTCCAGCGCGCCCGCGATGGCAAACGCGGTGTTGTGGCAAACGGTGCTGGACCCGGCGCCGCCCTTCGTGCCGACGAAAGCAATGGACTGTCCGACCGGCCCGGTCGACGGATCCGTATAGATCGAAGAGATGCTTTCGATTAGCTGGGCAACGCCCGTGGGCGCAACGACGTACTCGCTTACACCACGGCGCAGGAGCTCGCGGTAGAGCACCACGTCGTTGACGTGTCCGACCGCGATGACCTTGGTGCCCGCGTCGCAGACTTCCGCGAGACGCTCCAGATCGGCAAGCATCTCGGTCCTGTCCAAGAGAGACTCGATGACGATGAGATTGGGGGTGGACGCATCTCGGTAGAAAGCAACCGCCGCTTCGACGCCTCCCATCTGCACCGTGACATGCGCCTTGGACAGGCGCCGATCTTCCGACGCCTTCTGAATGACAGAAGCGGTGTCCTGGTCCTCGCAGAACGCTTGGATATTGACCCGTGGAATCGGGCGCGCACGCGGCTCTTCAGGCGCGTCCGGCGTGGACGGCGGTGGTGATTCCAGGGAATAGGCGACGTTGCTCGACATTCGCTAGTTTCCTACGGCGGATTCACTCGTGAGCGCGCGCTCAGGCAAAGGCTGATTCTGAGGAGCCCACTTGGCGCCCGTCGGATCGCCCTTCACGTACTTTCTCCAGACCGTGTCACGCCGTTCGCCCGGACGCGGGGCCTCCGGCCTCGGCGAGAGAAGGTCCTGCGGGTCGGCGATCATGGCCGCCAGGTTCTTCTGCGTGGCGCAGCCCATATTCGGCGAGGGCAGATTGGCGGGATTTCGTGCAAGGTTCTCCGACCAATCAGGGCAATCAGGTCCCTTCGCGCGGAATTCCATGTAGGACAGGCGCACCGGTGCCGAAGGGTCGCCATTCGCATAGTAGGGCTCCACGCGGACATCCCGCGGGCTGATGCCGCTTCGGCGCATGGCGTGGCGAACATCCCCGTAGACGCGCTTGGCTTCGGCCTGATTGCCGCTGCCAGAAGGCGTCCGCACGATCAGACCGCCCGTTCCGCTTTCGTGGTAGTTGGCGAGATAGCCGTACAGCCGGTTCCACTGCGTGCCGCTCAGGCCACGCGTCCCGCGCGGCGCGGCGATATCCAGCATCGCCTCGCCCTCTCCGACTTGGATCGGATGGCGCTGCGTGGGATCGGACAAGGTGAACGGCGCCTGCATGCGCGGACCTTGCGCGCACCCGGCGACCGAGAGCGTCATTGTGGGCGCTGCCACCATGACGGCCGCGAGCAGCGCGAG carries:
- a CDS encoding CpaD family pilus assembly protein — translated: MKSTAQGLTGFARPKLALLAAVMVAAPTMTLSVAGCAQGPRMQAPFTLSDPTQRHPIQVGEGEAMLDIAAPRGTRGLSGTQWNRLYGYLANYHESGTGGLIVRTPSGSGNQAEAKRVYGDVRHAMRRSGISPRDVRVEPYYANGDPSAPVRLSYMEFRAKGPDCPDWSENLARNPANLPSPNMGCATQKNLAAMIADPQDLLSPRPEAPRPGERRDTVWRKYVKGDPTGAKWAPQNQPLPERALTSESAVGN